The Glycine max cultivar Williams 82 chromosome 12, Glycine_max_v4.0, whole genome shotgun sequence genome window below encodes:
- the DRB2A gene encoding dsRNA-binding protein Drb2a, translated as MYKNQLQELAQRSCFNLPSYTCIREGPDHAPRFKATVNFNGEIFESPHYCSTLRQAEHSAAEVALNSLSNRAPSHSLAARILDETGVYKNLLQEIAQRVGAPLPQYFTFRSGLGHLPVFTGTVELAGIMFTGEPAKNKKQAEKNAAMAAWSSLKQLAKETARSSTEPENNDELEQITIARALLNYRLKEKISMSNSNAPVPFPKKFQIQNPRPTSPQPPPAATSKILPLICQKAAPRSRHLVGASPARASCDNSAMPQLSATPESRGIRRPKFPAAGAAPYVPIRQMRPCQGMAPPVTIRTAIPVFSPPPAAAAVSHQVLRAPHVRVAPPVTIRQAVPVFATPPPPIRKDEPVPIPKDEPPTISAPSPEDKLPAKTPEAETKTENIPPKPDMVKSLEQLKI; from the exons ATGTATAAGAACCAGCTGCAGGAGCTGGCACAGCGGAGCTGCTTCAACCTGCCTTCGTACACGTGCATTCGGGAAGGTCCTGATCACGCGCCCCGCTTCAAGGCCACCGTTAACTTTAACGGCGAGATCTTCGAGAGCCCTCATTACTGTTCAACGCTCCGTCAGGCGGAGCACTCCGCCGCCGAGGTGGCGCTCAATTCCCTCTCTAACCGTGCTCCCTCTCACTCCCTCGCCGCCAGGATCCTC GATGAAACGGGGGTGTACAAGAACCTCTTGCAGGAAATTGCGCAGAGGGTAGGGGCGCCGTTGCCGCAGTATTTTACATTCAGGTCAGGGTTAGGACATTTACCTGTTTTTACGGGGACAGTGGAGTTAGCTGGAATCATGTTTACTGGTGAACCTGCCAAGAATAAGAAACAAGCGGAGAAAAATGCAGCTATGGCCGCATGGTCTTCTCTAAAGCAAT TGGCAAAAGAAACTGCAAGGTCTTCAACTGAACCCGAGAACAATGACGAACTAGAACAGATCACTATAGCACGGGCCTTACTGAACTACAGACTGAAGGAAAAGATTTCAATGTCAAATTCAAATGCTCCAGTTCCATTTCCAAAGAAGTTTCAGATTCAAAATCCCAGGCCAACCAGTCCTCAGCCCCCACCTGCTGCTACATCAAAGATTCTTCCCTTAATTTGCCAAAAGGCAGCTCCTCGAAGCAGACATCTAGTAGGAGCATCTCCAGCACGAGCTTCCTGCGACAATTCTGCGATGCCACAGCTTTCTGCTACACCAGAAAGCCGAGGAATCCGTCGCCCTAAGTTCCCTGCAGCCGGAGCAGCACCTTATGTTCCCATTAGACAAATGAGGCCTTGTCAGGGGATGGCACCTCCGGTGACAATAAGGACTGCAATACCTGTATTCTCCCCACCGCCAGCAGCAGCTGCAGTGTCCCATCAAGTACTACGAGCTCCTCATGTACGAGTTGCACCTCCGGTCACTATTCGGCAAGCTGTTCCAGTATTTGCTACTCCACCTCCTCCGATTCGAAAAGATGAACCTGTTCCCATCCCAAAAGACGAACCACCAACCATTAGTGCCCCTAGCCCGGAAGACAAACTGCCAGCTAAAACGCCAGAGGCAGAGACCAAGACTGAGAACATTCCACCTAAACCTGACATGGTAAAGAGCTTGGAGCAGCTGAAAATTTGA